One window of Curtobacterium sp. 458 genomic DNA carries:
- a CDS encoding SDR family oxidoreductase: MPQIPDQTGRRIVVTGANSGTGKETATRLAAAGASVVLAVRTVSKGEDAARDVRAAHPDVDVEVRELDLADLASVRRFADGIAADDRPLDVLVNNAGVMAPPKRFETVDGFELQFGTNFLGPFALTNLLLPVLLRAEAPRVATMSSLAALFGTVRFPDLQWERGYNGWRAYGQSKLADLLLALHLHRLAVERDWDLVSTAAHPGYTRTNLQSAGRSLGRSKPVRTHDRALPFTQDVEQGSEPLLYAAVGPNAVGGAYYGPAGFGGLTGPTTVASVPRSARSADLARSLWAVAEDLTGTAPPA, translated from the coding sequence ATGCCGCAGATCCCCGACCAGACCGGCCGCCGCATCGTCGTCACCGGAGCGAACAGCGGGACCGGCAAGGAGACCGCCACCCGCCTCGCCGCCGCCGGCGCGTCCGTGGTGCTCGCCGTCCGGACCGTGTCCAAGGGCGAGGACGCCGCTCGTGACGTCCGCGCCGCCCATCCGGACGTCGACGTCGAGGTCCGCGAGCTCGACCTCGCCGACCTCGCGAGCGTCCGCCGGTTCGCCGACGGCATCGCAGCGGACGACCGACCCCTCGACGTCCTCGTGAACAACGCCGGCGTGATGGCGCCGCCGAAGCGCTTCGAGACGGTCGACGGCTTCGAGCTCCAGTTCGGCACGAACTTCCTCGGCCCGTTCGCCCTGACGAACCTGCTGCTCCCGGTCCTGCTGCGCGCCGAGGCTCCTCGCGTCGCGACCATGTCCAGCCTCGCCGCGCTCTTCGGCACCGTCCGGTTCCCCGACCTGCAGTGGGAGCGCGGCTACAACGGCTGGCGGGCGTACGGCCAGTCGAAGCTCGCCGACCTGCTCCTCGCGCTGCACCTGCACCGTCTCGCGGTGGAGCGGGACTGGGACCTCGTCAGCACGGCGGCGCACCCGGGCTACACGCGGACGAACCTGCAGTCCGCTGGGCGGTCGCTCGGCCGGTCGAAGCCGGTCCGGACGCACGACCGTGCGCTGCCGTTCACGCAGGACGTCGAGCAGGGGTCGGAACCGCTGCTGTACGCGGCCGTCGGACCGAACGCCGTCGGGGGCGCCTACTACGGGCCCGCGGGCTTCGGCGGCCTCACCGGCCCCACCACGGTGGCGTCGGTCCCCCGGTCGGCCCGGAGCGCCGACCTCGCCCGCTCGCTCTGGGCGGTCGCCGAAGACCTCACGGGGACGGCGCCGCCCGCCTGA
- a CDS encoding LLM class flavin-dependent oxidoreductase — protein sequence MSNAFGTDRPSDVPPPAPDRVGPVQLGLDTFGDVTELPDGSVKSDAQSIRDVVAQAVLADQLGIDFIGVGEHHRADFIVSAPEVVLAAIAASTKDIRLGSAVTVLSSDDPVRVYERFATVDAISDGRAEVILGRGSFTESFPLFGHELSDYEVLFEEKLQLWAALRGGDKVTWSGTKRAPLVDQDVFPKLEHGPIPTWIGVGGSPQSVIRAASYGMPLFLAIIGGQPAQFAPFSRLYRQALTQLELPQQPIAMHSPGFVAATDEEAAERYWPYHKAVTDQLGRERGWPPLDVAGYRAGLSAGGSLYVGSPETVARKIARNMRILGVSRFDMRYATGRLPHDDMMRSIELYGTQVAPRVRELLAEPVPVP from the coding sequence ATGAGCAACGCATTCGGCACCGACCGCCCCTCGGACGTGCCGCCGCCCGCACCCGACCGCGTCGGCCCCGTGCAGCTCGGCCTCGACACGTTCGGCGACGTCACCGAACTCCCCGACGGCTCGGTGAAGTCGGACGCGCAGAGCATCCGCGACGTCGTCGCGCAGGCCGTGCTCGCCGACCAGCTCGGCATCGACTTCATCGGCGTCGGCGAGCACCACCGTGCCGACTTCATCGTCAGTGCACCCGAGGTCGTCCTCGCCGCGATCGCCGCCTCGACGAAGGACATCCGCCTCGGCTCCGCGGTCACCGTGCTCTCCTCGGACGACCCGGTCCGCGTCTACGAGCGCTTCGCCACCGTCGACGCGATCTCCGACGGGCGCGCCGAGGTCATCCTCGGCCGCGGGTCCTTCACCGAGTCGTTCCCCCTCTTCGGCCACGAGCTGAGCGACTACGAGGTCCTCTTCGAGGAGAAGCTGCAGCTCTGGGCCGCCCTCCGCGGCGGCGACAAGGTGACCTGGTCCGGCACGAAGCGGGCGCCGCTCGTCGACCAGGACGTCTTCCCGAAGCTCGAGCACGGCCCCATCCCGACCTGGATCGGCGTCGGCGGCTCCCCGCAGTCCGTCATCCGCGCCGCCTCGTACGGCATGCCGCTGTTCCTCGCGATCATCGGCGGGCAGCCCGCGCAGTTCGCACCGTTCTCGCGGCTCTACCGCCAGGCCCTGACCCAGCTGGAGCTGCCGCAGCAGCCCATCGCGATGCACTCGCCCGGGTTCGTGGCCGCCACCGACGAAGAGGCCGCCGAGCGCTACTGGCCGTACCACAAAGCCGTCACCGACCAGCTCGGCCGGGAGCGCGGCTGGCCGCCCCTCGACGTCGCCGGGTACCGCGCCGGGCTCTCCGCGGGCGGCTCGCTGTACGTCGGTTCGCCCGAGACGGTCGCGCGGAAGATCGCACGGAACATGCGGATCCTCGGGGTCTCGCGGTTCGACATGCGCTACGCGACGGGCCGCCTGCCGCACGACGACATGATGCGGTCGATCGAGCTCTACGGCACACAGGTCGCGCCCCGGGTCCGCGAGCTGCTCGCGGAGCCGGTGCCGGTGCCCTGA
- a CDS encoding pyridoxamine 5'-phosphate oxidase family protein — MTDTQADQRAAISDIVHGARTALLTTVNADGALHARPLAVQDKAFNGTLRFLVQDGSEKVEDIARNPHVNVAIESQGGYLSIAGTATVTQDETVIDELWSPFAEAWFPEGRKDPSIRLLTVEGDSVEYWTQDTGPVGSLVQTLKAALGKQSQPDTGDHGTVEL; from the coding sequence ATGACCGACACCCAGGCCGACCAGCGAGCAGCCATCTCGGACATCGTCCACGGAGCCCGCACGGCGCTCCTCACCACGGTCAACGCCGACGGCGCGCTGCACGCGAGGCCGCTGGCGGTGCAGGACAAGGCGTTCAACGGGACGCTCCGCTTCCTGGTGCAGGACGGCAGCGAGAAGGTCGAGGACATCGCCCGCAACCCGCACGTGAACGTCGCGATCGAGTCGCAGGGCGGGTACCTGTCGATCGCCGGCACCGCCACCGTGACGCAGGACGAGACCGTCATCGACGAGCTGTGGTCCCCGTTCGCGGAGGCCTGGTTCCCCGAGGGACGCAAGGACCCGTCGATCCGGCTCCTCACGGTCGAGGGGGACTCGGTCGAGTACTGGACCCAGGACACCGGCCCCGTGGGGAGTCTCGTGCAGACCCTCAAGGCCGCACTCGGCAAGCAGAGCCAGCCCGACACGGGCGACCACGGGACGGTCGAGCTCTAG